A segment of the Leptospira terpstrae serovar Hualin str. LT 11-33 = ATCC 700639 genome:
TGCGAGAAAGTGGGGCAACCATTAATTTAGGTTCAGAACCAATCAATACAACGAATGGGAAGTTAGCATCTCTCACTATTCAAAATAAAGGTACGGCTACTCTTACTCTTCCTGGATCTCCGATTGTTACGTTAGGTGGAACAGATAGTGCTCACTTTCAACTGACCCAGCCAAACCAAAGTACTCTCGCCCCCAATGCATCTGTGACTTTTGCCTTACGATTCAAACCAACTTCAACAGGAATAAAAACAGCAACTGTAAGTTTATCAACTTCAGATCCTGCTCTTTCAGCCTTCCAATTGACTTTTACAGGAACTGGCGGCCCCGCTGCAGCACAATTAGCTGTTTCCCAAGGTGCGACAGAAATTGTAAGTAACGGTAGTATCAACATGGGAAGTGTAGAAGAACAATCCTCTGGATCGGCACTTCAGTTTACGGTTCGGAACTCAGGGAGTCTTTCTTCAACTTTAGGAACCCCTGTCGTAGAAAGTTCAAACGCGCAGTTTACTGTTTCTGCTGTGACAGCTGCAAATGGCTCCTCACTTGCGCAAGATGGCACTTTCAATTTTAATGTCACTTTTTCCCCTGCAAATACAACCCCAACTGGAAAATCGGCGACGATAACAATCAATGGAACTCCATCAAATTTTATCTTTACTGTGAATGGAACAGCAACAGTGAAACCAGTGCCAACCATTGCAATTTCACATAACTCCAGTTCATTTACAACTGGTGGAACTATTCCTACTTTTGGAGCGTTTTGGCCTGGGACCTCTTCTGGTTCAAAAACTGTAACCATCACAAATAACGGAACAGCAACACTCACAGGCCTTGCTGTGAATGAATTAAGTGGAGACACCGACCAATTTACGACAAGTGCAGCTGGATCAACTACTCTTACACCGGGACAAAGTACAACGTTTACTGTTACTTTTGCCCCAAGTACTACGGGTGCTAAAAC
Coding sequences within it:
- a CDS encoding choice-of-anchor D domain-containing protein, producing the protein MNLKQNILIPLIIITTAISCPGGGGGGGGAAFALLGLGGGGGTDVAAPKLEITYSGVVRESGATINLGSEPINTTNGKLASLTIQNKGTATLTLPGSPIVTLGGTDSAHFQLTQPNQSTLAPNASVTFALRFKPTSTGIKTATVSLSTSDPALSAFQLTFTGTGGPAAAQLAVSQGATEIVSNGSINMGSVEEQSSGSALQFTVRNSGSLSSTLGTPVVESSNAQFTVSAVTAANGSSLAQDGTFNFNVTFSPANTTPTGKSATITINGTPSNFIFTVNGTATVKPVPTIAISHNSSSFTTGGTIPTFGAFWPGTSSGSKTVTITNNGTATLTGLAVNELSGDTDQFTTSAAGSTTLTPGQSTTFTVTFAPSTTGAKTAIVRVTSTNGSNGSASSTDITVEGTGKASAAVSVSWNTVKEKAPNDTDGGYKVCYSKTSGFDPAGVNGTTIFCDTVANTGGTTTPTTKVISVNTHGTWYIKVYAFGKYNTTGGTPSTQTSVSVPST